The Streptomyces aurantiacus genome includes a region encoding these proteins:
- a CDS encoding extracellular solute-binding protein — MRRGIAATALVASLALAATACGSDSDDSGKADGPVTITWWDTSNATNEAPTYKALAKEFEKANPDIKVKYVNVPFDQAQNKFDTAAGSKGAPDILRSEVGWTPAFAKKGFFLPLDGTEALADQGKFQPSLIEQAKYEGKTYGVPLVTDTLALVYNKELFKKAGIDGAPTTWADLKTDAATIKKETGVDGYWGSTQAYYAQSFLYGEGTDTVDADAKKITVASPAAKKAYGTWKGLFDGKGLHKADTTADAYAHIQDAFVNGKVASIVQGPWEITNFYKGSAFKDKTNLGIATVPAGSSGKAGAPTGGHNLSVYAGSDKAHQEASLKFVKFMTSAKSQETIALKNSTLPTRDDAYTTEVKSDPGIAGYQGVLSAAQPRPALPEYSSLWGPLDTELPKIAGGKESLDKGLGNAETAIAKLVPDFSK, encoded by the coding sequence ATGCGGCGTGGCATAGCGGCCACCGCACTGGTGGCGTCCCTCGCCCTCGCGGCGACGGCCTGCGGCTCAGACAGCGACGACAGTGGCAAGGCGGACGGCCCGGTCACCATCACGTGGTGGGACACGTCCAACGCCACGAACGAGGCACCGACGTACAAGGCCCTCGCGAAGGAATTCGAGAAGGCCAACCCGGACATCAAGGTCAAGTACGTCAACGTGCCCTTCGACCAGGCGCAGAACAAGTTCGACACCGCCGCCGGCTCCAAGGGCGCCCCGGACATCCTGCGCTCCGAGGTCGGCTGGACCCCCGCGTTCGCCAAGAAGGGCTTCTTCCTGCCGCTCGACGGCACCGAGGCCCTCGCGGACCAGGGCAAGTTCCAGCCCAGCCTGATCGAGCAGGCCAAGTACGAGGGCAAGACGTACGGTGTGCCGCTGGTCACCGACACCCTCGCGCTGGTCTACAACAAGGAACTCTTCAAGAAGGCCGGCATCGACGGGGCGCCCACCACCTGGGCCGACCTCAAGACGGACGCCGCGACGATCAAGAAGGAGACGGGCGTCGACGGCTACTGGGGATCCACCCAGGCCTACTACGCGCAGTCCTTCCTCTACGGCGAGGGCACCGACACGGTCGACGCCGACGCCAAGAAGATCACCGTCGCCTCGCCCGCGGCCAAGAAGGCCTACGGCACCTGGAAGGGCCTGTTCGACGGCAAGGGCCTGCACAAGGCCGACACCACCGCCGACGCGTACGCCCACATCCAGGACGCGTTCGTCAACGGCAAGGTCGCCTCGATCGTCCAGGGCCCGTGGGAGATCACCAACTTCTACAAGGGCTCGGCCTTCAAGGACAAGACCAACCTCGGTATCGCCACCGTCCCGGCCGGCTCCAGCGGCAAGGCGGGCGCCCCGACCGGCGGCCACAACCTCTCCGTGTACGCGGGCTCGGACAAGGCCCACCAGGAGGCCTCGCTCAAGTTCGTGAAGTTCATGACCTCGGCGAAGTCCCAGGAGACCATCGCCCTCAAGAACTCCACGCTGCCGACGCGCGACGACGCCTACACCACCGAGGTCAAGTCCGACCCGGGCATCGCCGGCTACCAGGGCGTGCTCTCCGCCGCCCAGCCGCGCCCGGCGCTGCCCGAGTACAGCTCGCTGTGGGGTCCGCTCGACACCGAGCTGCCGAAGATCGCCGGCGGCAAGGAGTCCCTCGACAAGGGTCTGGGCAACGCGGAGACCGCGATCGCCAAACTGGTCCCGGACTTCAGCAAGTGA
- a CDS encoding carbohydrate ABC transporter permease translates to MTVVIDRATGKRRGDRAPRPGPLQRMKHSYQKYWYAYAMTAPVVLVLGVLVLYPLVRGIYLTFTDANSLNSARTIGVNHIDATYKFIGLDNYADILWGPTAYDRFWSHFIWTIVWTALCVLLHYAIGLGLALLLNQKLRGRTFYRLVLVLPWAVPTFVTVFGWRFMLADGGVINSMLEAVHLPTPLWLEDTFWQRFAAIMVNTWCGVPFMMVSLLGGLQSIDAALYEAAEMDGANAWQRFRHVTLPGLRPVSSTVVLLGVIWTFNQFAIIFLLFGDTAPDAQILVTWAYYLGFGQQPRDYAQSAAYGVLLLSILIVFTSVYRRWLARNEQQLAI, encoded by the coding sequence ATGACAGTCGTCATCGACCGCGCGACCGGCAAACGCCGCGGTGACCGGGCCCCACGCCCCGGTCCGCTCCAGCGCATGAAGCACTCGTACCAGAAGTACTGGTACGCGTACGCGATGACCGCCCCGGTGGTCCTCGTGCTCGGTGTGCTGGTGCTCTATCCGCTGGTGCGGGGCATCTACCTGACGTTCACCGACGCCAACAGCCTCAACTCGGCCCGCACGATCGGCGTCAACCACATCGACGCCACCTACAAGTTCATCGGCCTGGACAACTACGCCGACATCCTGTGGGGCCCCACCGCGTACGACCGCTTCTGGTCGCACTTCATCTGGACGATCGTGTGGACGGCCCTGTGCGTGCTGCTCCACTACGCCATCGGCCTCGGTCTCGCCCTGCTGCTCAACCAGAAGCTGCGGGGCCGGACCTTCTACCGCCTCGTCCTCGTCCTGCCGTGGGCCGTGCCGACGTTCGTCACCGTCTTCGGCTGGCGCTTCATGCTCGCCGACGGCGGTGTCATCAACTCCATGCTGGAAGCGGTGCATCTGCCCACACCGCTGTGGCTGGAGGACACCTTCTGGCAGCGGTTCGCCGCCATCATGGTCAACACCTGGTGCGGAGTGCCGTTCATGATGGTCTCGCTGCTCGGCGGCCTCCAGTCCATCGACGCCGCCCTGTACGAGGCCGCGGAGATGGACGGCGCGAACGCCTGGCAGCGGTTCCGGCACGTGACCCTGCCGGGCCTGCGGCCGGTCAGCTCCACCGTCGTCCTGCTCGGCGTCATCTGGACGTTCAACCAGTTCGCCATCATCTTCCTGCTCTTCGGCGACACCGCACCGGACGCGCAGATCCTCGTCACCTGGGCCTACTACCTGGGATTCGGCCAGCAGCCGCGCGACTACGCGCAGTCCGCCGCGTACGGAGTCCTGCTGCTCTCGATCCTGATCGTCTTCACCTCCGTCTACCGACGCTGGCTGGCCCGCAACGAGCAGCAGCTCGCGATCTGA
- a CDS encoding sugar ABC transporter permease: protein MSTTTVKSSAPADRDPAGTAPAGKGPRRGERSLAGTLTSHGILGVASLIALFPIAWLIYLSLGPDKDDYLHPGGILGKMTFDNYSFVLQHTPFFDWLKSTLIVSLGTTVIGVMVAATTGYAVSRMRFPGYRKFMWVLLVTQMFPVAVLMVPMYEILSELQLIDNYFGLILVYCSTAVPYCAWLLKGYFDTIPFEIDEAGRVDGLSPFGTFARLILPLAKPGLAVAAFYSFITAFGEVAFASTFMLSDTKYTFAVGLQSFVSEHDAQRNLMAATAVLVAIPVSAFFYLVQKNLVTGLTAGGTKG, encoded by the coding sequence ATGAGCACCACGACAGTCAAGTCCTCCGCCCCGGCGGACAGGGACCCCGCGGGCACCGCGCCGGCGGGCAAAGGACCACGGCGCGGCGAGCGCAGCCTCGCCGGAACCCTGACCTCGCACGGCATCCTCGGCGTCGCGAGCCTGATCGCGCTCTTCCCGATCGCGTGGCTGATCTACCTGTCCCTCGGCCCGGACAAGGACGACTACCTGCACCCCGGGGGCATCCTCGGGAAGATGACGTTCGACAACTACTCGTTCGTGCTGCAGCACACGCCGTTCTTCGACTGGCTGAAGAGCACGCTCATCGTCTCGCTCGGCACGACGGTCATCGGCGTCATGGTCGCCGCCACCACCGGGTACGCGGTCTCCCGCATGCGCTTCCCCGGCTACCGGAAGTTCATGTGGGTGCTGCTGGTGACCCAGATGTTCCCGGTCGCCGTACTGATGGTCCCGATGTACGAGATCCTCAGCGAACTCCAGCTCATCGACAACTACTTCGGCCTGATCCTCGTCTACTGCTCGACCGCGGTGCCGTACTGCGCGTGGCTGCTCAAGGGCTACTTCGACACCATCCCCTTCGAGATCGACGAGGCGGGGCGTGTCGACGGGCTCTCGCCGTTCGGCACGTTCGCGCGACTGATCCTGCCGCTCGCCAAGCCCGGCTTGGCCGTTGCAGCCTTCTACAGTTTCATCACCGCGTTCGGCGAGGTCGCGTTCGCCTCGACGTTCATGCTGTCCGACACGAAGTACACCTTCGCGGTCGGCCTGCAGAGCTTCGTCAGCGAACACGACGCGCAGCGCAACCTCATGGCCGCCACCGCGGTGTTGGTGGCCATCCCGGTCTCCGCGTTCTTCTACCTTGTGCAGAAGAACCTGGTGACCGGACTGACCGCGGGCGGCACGAAGGGTTAG
- a CDS encoding glycoside hydrolase family 13 protein codes for MSQHSADPAPNSALATVADRRDWWRDAVIYQVYPRSFADSNGDGMGDLEGVRSRLPYLRDLGVDAVWLSPFYASPQADAGYDVADYRAVDPMFGNLLDADALIRDAHDLALRIIVDLVPNHSSDQHEWFKRALAEGPGSPLRERYHFRPGKGANGELPPNDWESIFGGPAWTRVTEPDGTPGDWYLHLFAPEQPDFNWDHPAVGDEFRSILRFWLDMGVDGFRIDVAHGLVKADGLPDLGSHEQLKLLGNDVMPFFDQDGVHEVYRDWRIVLDEYAGERIFVAEAWTPTIERTANYVRPDELHQAFNFQYLSTHWDSEELRSCIDRTLDAMRPVGAPATWVLSNHDVTRHATRFANPAGLGTQIRTAGDRELGLSRARAATLLMLALPGSAYLYQGEELGLPDVVDLPDEVRQDPAYFRGAGQDGFRDGCRVPIPWTRDGSSYGFGSGGSWLPQPSGWGELSIEAQTGVAGSTLELYRSALAVRSERADLGAGDRVEWLKAPEGVLAFRRGAFACTTNTGGESVTVPAYGRVLLASGEVTVTDDGEAKLPADATVWWIAD; via the coding sequence ATGAGCCAGCACTCCGCCGACCCGGCACCGAACTCCGCTCTCGCAACCGTCGCCGACCGCCGCGACTGGTGGCGCGACGCGGTGATCTACCAGGTCTATCCGCGCAGCTTCGCCGACAGCAACGGCGACGGCATGGGCGACCTGGAGGGCGTTCGTTCCAGACTCCCGTATCTGCGCGACCTCGGTGTGGACGCCGTGTGGCTCAGCCCCTTCTACGCCTCGCCGCAGGCCGACGCGGGCTACGACGTGGCGGACTACCGGGCCGTGGACCCCATGTTCGGCAACCTCCTCGACGCCGACGCGCTGATCCGCGACGCCCACGACCTCGCCCTGCGGATCATCGTGGACCTCGTGCCCAACCACTCCTCCGACCAGCACGAGTGGTTCAAGCGGGCCCTTGCGGAAGGGCCGGGCTCGCCGCTGCGGGAGCGCTACCACTTCCGTCCCGGCAAGGGCGCGAACGGTGAACTGCCGCCCAACGACTGGGAGTCCATCTTCGGCGGCCCCGCCTGGACCCGGGTCACCGAGCCGGACGGCACCCCGGGGGACTGGTACCTCCACCTCTTCGCGCCCGAACAGCCCGACTTCAACTGGGACCATCCGGCCGTCGGTGACGAGTTCCGCTCCATCCTGCGGTTCTGGCTCGACATGGGCGTCGACGGATTCCGTATCGACGTGGCACACGGGCTGGTGAAGGCGGACGGGCTGCCGGACCTTGGATCCCACGAGCAGCTCAAGCTGCTGGGCAACGACGTCATGCCGTTCTTCGACCAGGACGGTGTGCACGAGGTCTACCGGGACTGGCGGATCGTCCTCGACGAGTACGCGGGCGAGAGGATCTTCGTCGCCGAGGCGTGGACGCCGACCATCGAGCGCACCGCCAACTACGTGCGCCCCGACGAGCTGCACCAGGCTTTCAACTTCCAGTACCTGAGCACCCACTGGGACTCCGAGGAACTTCGCTCCTGCATCGACCGCACCCTCGACGCGATGCGTCCCGTGGGCGCTCCCGCCACCTGGGTGCTGTCCAACCACGACGTGACCCGGCACGCGACGCGGTTCGCCAACCCGGCCGGGCTCGGCACCCAGATCCGCACCGCCGGAGACCGCGAACTGGGCCTGAGCCGGGCACGCGCGGCGACCCTGCTGATGCTGGCGCTGCCGGGCTCCGCGTACCTGTACCAGGGCGAGGAACTGGGCCTGCCGGACGTCGTCGACCTGCCGGACGAGGTGCGCCAGGACCCGGCGTACTTCCGCGGCGCCGGCCAGGACGGGTTCCGCGACGGATGCCGGGTGCCGATCCCGTGGACCCGGGACGGCTCGTCGTACGGCTTCGGCAGCGGTGGCAGCTGGCTGCCGCAACCCTCGGGGTGGGGCGAGTTGAGCATCGAGGCGCAGACCGGCGTCGCGGGCTCGACCCTGGAGCTGTACCGGTCCGCGCTCGCCGTACGGAGCGAGCGGGCCGACCTCGGCGCGGGCGACCGTGTCGAGTGGCTGAAGGCGCCCGAGGGTGTACTCGCCTTCCGGCGGGGGGCGTTCGCCTGCACCACCAACACCGGGGGCGAGTCGGTGACCGTCCCCGCGTACGGGAGGGTGCTGCTCGCGAGCGGCGAGGTGACGGTGACGGACGACGGCGAGGCGAAGCTGCCCGCCGACGCCACGGTGTGGTGGATCGCTGACTGA
- a CDS encoding alpha-amylase has protein sequence MAKRALRASLALAAAALVLPAGTTGTAHAAPPGAKDVTAVLFEWNFASVAKECTNRLGPAGYGYVQVSPPAEHIQGSQWWTSYQPVSYRIAGRLGDRTAFQNMVNTCHAAGVKVVADTVINHMSAGGGTGTGGSSYSKYTYPGLYSAPDFDNCTAQITNYQDRGNVQNCELVGLADLDTGEEYVRGAIAKYMNDLLSLGVDGFRVDAAKHIPAADLANIKGRLSNSSVYWKQEAIHGAGEAVQPTEYTGTGDVQEFRYAFDLKRVFNNENLAYLKNYGEGWGYMSSGVSGVFVDNHDTERNGSTLSYKDNANYTLANVFMLAYPYGAPDINSGYEFSSTDAGPPNGGTVNACWQDGWKCQHAWPEIQSMVAFRNATRGESVTNWWDNGGDAIAFGRGGKGFVAVNHESSSLTRTYQTSLAAGTYCNVQSNTTVTVNGSGQFTATLGSQTALAVYVGKSSC, from the coding sequence ATGGCCAAGAGAGCCCTCCGCGCCTCGCTCGCCCTCGCGGCGGCCGCGCTCGTCCTCCCCGCGGGCACCACGGGCACCGCGCACGCCGCCCCTCCCGGCGCCAAGGACGTCACCGCCGTCCTCTTCGAGTGGAACTTCGCCTCCGTGGCCAAGGAGTGCACCAACCGCCTGGGCCCCGCCGGTTACGGGTACGTCCAGGTCTCGCCACCCGCCGAGCACATACAGGGCTCTCAGTGGTGGACCTCGTACCAGCCCGTCAGCTACCGGATCGCCGGCCGGCTCGGCGACCGTACGGCCTTCCAGAACATGGTGAACACCTGCCACGCGGCCGGTGTGAAGGTCGTCGCCGACACGGTGATCAACCACATGTCGGCCGGCGGCGGTACCGGCACGGGCGGCTCGTCCTACTCGAAGTACACCTACCCGGGGCTGTACTCCGCGCCCGACTTCGACAACTGCACGGCGCAGATCACGAACTACCAGGATCGCGGGAACGTCCAGAACTGCGAGCTGGTCGGGCTCGCCGACCTGGACACCGGCGAGGAGTACGTCCGCGGGGCCATCGCGAAGTACATGAACGACCTGCTCTCGCTCGGCGTCGACGGCTTCCGCGTCGACGCTGCCAAGCACATCCCGGCCGCCGACCTCGCCAACATCAAGGGCAGGCTGAGCAACTCGTCCGTGTACTGGAAGCAGGAGGCCATTCACGGCGCCGGTGAGGCCGTCCAGCCGACCGAGTACACCGGCACGGGCGACGTCCAGGAGTTCCGGTACGCGTTCGACCTCAAGAGGGTCTTCAACAACGAGAACCTCGCCTATCTGAAGAACTACGGCGAGGGCTGGGGCTACATGAGCAGTGGCGTCTCGGGCGTCTTCGTCGACAACCACGACACCGAGCGCAACGGCTCCACGCTCAGCTACAAGGACAACGCCAACTACACCCTGGCGAACGTCTTCATGCTGGCGTACCCGTACGGCGCACCCGACATCAACTCCGGGTACGAGTTCTCCTCCACGGACGCGGGCCCGCCGAACGGCGGTACGGTCAACGCCTGTTGGCAGGACGGCTGGAAGTGCCAGCACGCCTGGCCGGAGATCCAGTCGATGGTCGCCTTCCGCAACGCCACCCGGGGTGAGTCCGTCACCAACTGGTGGGACAACGGGGGCGACGCCATCGCGTTCGGCCGGGGCGGCAAGGGCTTCGTGGCCGTCAACCACGAGTCGTCGTCGCTGACCCGCACCTACCAGACCTCGCTCGCGGCGGGCACGTACTGCAATGTGCAGAGCAACACGACCGTGACGGTCAACGGCTCCGGCCAGTTCACCGCGACCCTCGGCTCCCAGACCGCGCTGGCGGTCTATGTGGGGAAGTCGAGCTGCTGA